A single window of Intrasporangium calvum DSM 43043 DNA harbors:
- a CDS encoding MarR family winged helix-turn-helix transcriptional regulator, producing MTSPPSQPVSHPELVTMANDIRLACMRISRRVRFESDQELAPHHFSVLARLEDAPRTNSELAEIERISAPSMKRTTTHLVEAGYVSRADDPLDGRQVILSLTEEGRAAVERVRRHRDEWMLDRFATLTEAELDLLQRASAVLGKVASK from the coding sequence ATGACCTCCCCGCCTTCCCAGCCCGTCTCCCACCCAGAGCTCGTCACCATGGCCAACGACATCCGGCTCGCCTGCATGCGGATCTCACGGCGGGTGCGTTTCGAGTCGGACCAGGAGCTCGCCCCGCACCACTTCTCCGTCCTCGCCCGCCTCGAGGACGCACCGCGCACCAACAGCGAGCTGGCCGAGATCGAGCGGATCTCCGCCCCGAGCATGAAGCGCACGACGACGCACCTCGTCGAGGCGGGCTACGTCTCCCGCGCTGACGACCCCCTGGACGGGCGCCAGGTCATCCTCTCCCTGACGGAGGAGGGCCGCGCCGCCGTCGAGCGCGTCCGTCGGCACCGTGACGAGTGGATGCTCGACCGTTTCGCCACCCTCACCGAGGCCGAGCTCGACCTGCTGCAGCGGGCCAGTGCGGTCTTGGGCAAGGTGGCGAGCAAGTGA